A genomic stretch from Rhodothermales bacterium includes:
- a CDS encoding Maf family protein — MQFRCPFVLASTSPRRKHLLEQLGLAFERCAPEVDESFDPALAPPAIVEDLAGRKADAVAHRFPDALVLSADTIVVLDGDVLNKPASSEEAASMLRRLSGRTHEVYTGIALAQAATSRRVTAHEATRVTFAPLNDREIAAYVATGSPLDKAGAYGIQDDRGALFVARIEGDYYNVVGLPLHRVYTVAKASFSDLMVL; from the coding sequence ATGCAGTTTCGTTGCCCGTTCGTGCTGGCCTCCACCTCGCCACGCCGGAAACATCTCCTCGAACAGCTGGGGCTCGCCTTCGAGCGATGCGCGCCCGAGGTCGACGAATCGTTCGATCCGGCGCTCGCGCCGCCGGCGATCGTCGAAGACCTCGCCGGCCGCAAGGCCGATGCGGTCGCCCATCGGTTTCCCGACGCCCTCGTCCTCTCCGCGGACACCATCGTCGTGCTCGATGGCGACGTGCTCAACAAGCCGGCCTCCTCGGAAGAAGCCGCCTCGATGCTCCGCCGGCTCAGCGGCCGCACGCATGAGGTCTACACCGGCATCGCCCTCGCGCAGGCAGCGACGAGCCGGCGCGTGACGGCGCACGAGGCAACCCGCGTGACCTTCGCCCCGTTAAACGACCGCGAGATCGCCGCGTATGTCGCCACCGGGTCGCCGCTCGACAAGGCCGGCGCATACGGCATCCAGGACGACCGCGGCGCTCTTTTCGTCGCCCGTATCGAGGGAGATTATTATAATGTCGTGGGGCTGCCGCTACACCGCGTCTACACGGTGGCGAAAGCCTCATTCAGTGACCTGATGGTGCTGTAA